A genomic segment from Triticum dicoccoides isolate Atlit2015 ecotype Zavitan chromosome 1A, WEW_v2.0, whole genome shotgun sequence encodes:
- the LOC119288415 gene encoding DNA damage-repair/toleration protein DRT102-like translates to MAASASAGSRRFKIFAAADGFGEPLKDAVVAHLRAHSSVADVVDLGVDKYYSAAAAVARGVSSSAPDPALEARGVVVCGTGAGVAIFANKYPGVYATHCGSAADAVNTRSINACNVLALSGMATPPEAAAAIADAWLATPFRAPCPASGDAPWPEDIQKFFDAAPGEMASIPEGPAAPPAPDSACAICYLRKGMEFEPVDIMPGGEMRIVRESPTSAYVRFKAGSVEPAHHHTFGHDLVVIKGKKKVWNLTKKESYGLVDGDFLFTPAGDVHRVKYLEDTEFFIRWDGHWDIFLDEDLETARNAIDAELGVVDSEK, encoded by the coding sequence atggccgcctccgcctccgccggcaGCCGCCGCTTCAAGATCTTCGCGGCCGCCGACGGCTTCGGCGAGCCGCTCAAGGACGCCGTCGTCGCGCACCTCCGCGCCCACTCCTCCGTCGCCGACGTCGTCGACCTCGGCGTCGACAAGTACTActccgccgccgcggccgtcgCCCGCGGCGTCTCCTCCTCGGCCCCTGACCCAGCGCTCGAGGCCCGCGGCGTCGTCGTCTGCGGCACCGGCGCCGGCGTCGCCATCTTCGCCAACAAGTACCCCGGCGTGTACGCCACGCACTGCGGCTCCGCCGCCGACGCCGTCAACACCCGCTCCATCAACGCCTGCAACGTCCTCGCCCTCTCCGGCATGGCCACCccgcccgaggccgccgccgccatcgccgacgcCTGGCTCGCCACCCCCTTCCGCGCCCCCTGCCCCGCGTCCGGCGACGCCCCTTGGCCGGAGGACATTCAGAAGTTCTTCGATGCTGCCCCCGGTGAGATGGCCTCCATCCCCGAGGGACCGGCAGCCCCTCCTGCGCCGGACTCCGCCTGCGCCATCTGCTACCTGAGGAAGGGGATGGAGTTCGAGCCGGTGGACATCATGCCCGGCGGCGAGATGCGGATTGTGCGCGAGAGCCCGACTTCGGCCTACGTGCGGTTCAAAGCTGGAAGCGTGGAGCCGGCCCACCACCACACCTTCGGCCACGACCTGGTGGTGATCAAGGGCAAGAAGAAGGTGTGGAACTTGACCAAGAAGGAGAGCTATGGCCTGGTCGATGGGGACTTCCTGTTCACGCCTGCTGGGGACGTGCACCGTGTCAAGTACTTGGAGGACACAGAGTTCTTCATCCGCTGGGATGGGCACTGGGACATTTTCCTTGATGAAGACCTCGAGACCGCACGCAATGCCATCGATGCAGAGCTCGGTGTGGTTGACAGTGAGAAGTGA